In the genome of Raphanus sativus cultivar WK10039 chromosome 4, ASM80110v3, whole genome shotgun sequence, one region contains:
- the LOC130510460 gene encoding uncharacterized protein LOC130510460 — protein sequence MAYQRRSNMVSAVRMPQISGFVNPRFSPVFASPTIPNMYHHATVPTNNMVTSQNGHDRGQRVITSGQTDWNHSQNVFGKVTPTISNMYDHVMVPTNNMVTSQNGHDRGKRVITSGQTDWNHSPNVFGKVTPTISNMYDHVMVPTNNMVTSQNGQERVITSDPTIHPPNVFNNQWKTFYPEPIDYTKVDTSDNGGENKYRTQSIPNEKYGTYTCPKCHSPFDITPMISAARMELVHASNETSEDKEKGPSAETKKRSREQNHPDVNGKARKIESDDNVPEES from the coding sequence ATGGCTTATCAGAGGAGAAGTAACATGGTTTCTGCTGTGAGAATGCCTCAAATCTCAGGATTTGTTAACCCTCGGTTTTCTCCAGTTTTTGCTTCTCCAACCATCCCAAACATGTATCATCATGCTACTGTCCCGACCAATAATATGGTCACTAGCCAAAATGGTCATGACCGTGGCCAACGTGTCATAACTTCTGGTCAAACCGATTGGAATCACTCTCAAAATGTTTTTGGTAAGGTCACTCCAACGATCTCAAACATGTACGATCATGTTATGGTTCCGACCAATAATATGGTCACTAGCCAAAATGGTCATGACCGTGGCAAACGTGTCATAACTTCTGGTCAAACCGATTGGAATCACTCTCCAAATGTTTTTGGTAAGGTCACTCCAACGATCTCAAACATGTACGATCATGTTATGGTTCCGACCAATAATATGGTCACTAGCCAAAATGGTCAGGAACGTGTCATAACTTCTGATCCAACCATTCACCCTCCAAATGTTTTTAATAACCAATGGAAAACCTTTTACCCTGAACCTATCGATTACACCAAAGTCGACACAAGTGACAACGGTGGTGAAAACAAGTATCGAACCCAAAGCATACCAAATGAAAAGTACGGTACATATACGTGTCCCAAGTGTCACAGTCCGTTTGATATTACACCAATGATATCAGCTGCGCGTATGGAGTTAGTTCATGCTAGCAATGAGACTAGCGAGGATAAAGAGAAAGGACCTTCTGCAGAAACTAAAAAAAGGTCTCGTGAACAAAATCATCCAGATGTCAATGGTAAAGCTCGGAAGATCGAATCGGATGACAACGTTCCAGAAGAGAGCTGA